A single region of the Acidobacteriota bacterium genome encodes:
- a CDS encoding indolepyruvate ferredoxin oxidoreductase family protein: protein MTAFSLDDKYTLSEGRVAITGIQALVRLPMDQHRRDREAGLRVGAFISGYPGSPLGEYDKQLQRAHRLLAEHDVVCQPAINEETAATAIYGAQLLERFPHERFDGVVGIWYGKTPGVDRTGDAFRHGNFIGTGKYGGALVLAGDDTACKSSTIPGDSTISLFDLSIPVLYPGDPAEVLEFGLHGIALSRYAGLWTALKIVTNVADGGAVIDLPRTAPPVLPELDIGGRRFEKQLDMRLLPPYSIELERQIFSERTAAALAYVHANGLDSIRCASAGDRLGLVAAGKPYRDLRLALQLLGLDEAALDRFGIRVLKLGCIAPIEPRRLREFAEGLEEIIVVEDKRGFIETQIRQVLYNLPDRPLVAGKETPRGETLFPMHGELEGHDMARILGGYLEQRLPGAVPAANLAVLRAGAESAELAANLPAALPRTPYFCSGCPHNTSTQLPEGSDIAGGGIGCHAMAMWMDRGVSWLPQMGGEGACWIGLAPFTEQEHVFQNVGDGTYAHSASKAIEACIAADLHMTFRILYNSAVAMTGGQDAVGLLSSMGVAKQLQLQGMKRVVLVTEDLERFPHRDDNGVEIRHRRDYDQVLKELRAIKGPTAVVYDQQCAAEKRRERKRGIQETPSQRVYINPAVCEGCGDCAAKSNCLSVAPLETEYGRKTQIHQSSCNFDYSCIEGDCPAFMTIDLGEGTKPVRRAAAAPLGEDEVPEPNRQLPDDATFRALLVGIGGTGVVTVDAILVTAALLEGRYAIHLDQTGLAQKGGAVVSNLLLSREPIARANKLGNGEADLALSFDLLATIAPDNLKRFSRETTAVVANTAGISPAAVITDSAARMPPLDELRKRLALFTDADRSYFGDAEAATERLLGNSVTGNIFLVGAAYQQGLLPLQAPFIEQALRANGVAVEDNIQAFRYGRLSVADPERFRRAAGLQGPEPQTAASALETAKARIERWAPKFGPELERLLTAAPRGGELDRLLPGRVADLLLYGGTVIAERYLAFVAEVARAEESRLPAHAGVREAAARYGFKLLAVKDEYEVARLWLQDPTWDQVARDYDGSVSRRVLLHPPTLRRLGWKRKIRLGAWSRSMFRMLYAARGLRGTALDIFGATRHRRLERGLFDWYREFLQRAIDQLDAESAPLVVEAAELPDSIRGYEDVKERTIATAKTRAAQLLRQLDERPAGSRVA from the coding sequence ATGACGGCCTTCTCATTAGACGACAAGTACACGCTCTCTGAAGGCCGCGTCGCAATCACCGGTATCCAGGCCCTCGTCCGGCTACCGATGGACCAGCACCGCCGCGACCGGGAAGCCGGTCTGCGGGTTGGCGCCTTCATCAGCGGCTATCCCGGATCGCCGCTGGGCGAATACGACAAGCAGCTTCAGCGAGCGCATAGGCTGCTGGCGGAACACGACGTGGTCTGCCAGCCGGCCATCAACGAGGAGACGGCGGCGACGGCGATCTACGGCGCCCAGCTCCTCGAACGTTTTCCCCACGAACGCTTCGACGGCGTGGTCGGCATCTGGTACGGCAAGACGCCGGGCGTCGACCGCACCGGCGACGCGTTCCGCCACGGCAACTTCATCGGCACCGGCAAGTACGGCGGCGCCCTGGTGCTGGCCGGCGACGACACCGCCTGCAAGAGCTCGACGATCCCGGGCGACAGCACGATCAGCCTGTTCGACCTCTCGATCCCGGTGCTCTACCCGGGCGATCCGGCGGAGGTGCTGGAATTCGGCCTGCACGGGATCGCGCTGTCCCGGTACGCCGGCCTATGGACGGCTCTGAAGATCGTGACGAACGTCGCCGACGGCGGTGCGGTGATCGACCTGCCGCGGACCGCACCGCCGGTCCTGCCCGAGCTCGACATCGGCGGTCGCCGGTTCGAGAAGCAGCTCGACATGCGGCTGCTGCCGCCCTACTCGATCGAGCTTGAGCGGCAGATCTTCTCCGAGCGCACGGCGGCCGCGCTCGCCTACGTTCATGCCAACGGTCTCGACAGCATCCGCTGCGCGAGTGCCGGCGACCGCCTCGGTCTGGTCGCGGCCGGCAAGCCCTACCGTGATCTTCGACTGGCCCTCCAGCTTCTCGGGCTGGACGAGGCCGCGCTCGACCGCTTCGGCATCCGCGTACTCAAGCTCGGCTGCATCGCACCGATCGAACCGCGGCGTCTGCGCGAGTTCGCGGAAGGTCTCGAGGAGATCATCGTCGTCGAGGACAAGCGCGGCTTCATCGAGACGCAGATCCGGCAGGTCCTGTACAACCTGCCCGACCGCCCGCTGGTTGCCGGCAAGGAGACGCCCCGCGGCGAAACGCTCTTCCCGATGCACGGGGAACTCGAAGGCCACGACATGGCCCGGATCCTCGGCGGCTATCTCGAACAGCGGCTGCCCGGCGCCGTCCCGGCCGCGAACCTGGCGGTTCTGCGGGCGGGCGCGGAGTCCGCCGAACTGGCCGCGAACCTGCCGGCCGCGCTGCCGCGAACGCCCTACTTCTGCAGCGGCTGCCCCCACAACACGTCGACCCAGCTTCCCGAGGGGTCGGACATCGCCGGCGGCGGCATCGGCTGCCACGCGATGGCGATGTGGATGGACCGTGGCGTCAGTTGGCTGCCGCAGATGGGTGGCGAGGGCGCCTGCTGGATCGGTCTCGCGCCGTTCACGGAGCAGGAGCACGTGTTCCAGAACGTCGGCGACGGCACCTACGCGCATTCCGCCAGCAAGGCGATCGAGGCTTGCATCGCCGCCGACCTCCACATGACCTTCCGCATCCTCTACAACTCCGCCGTTGCCATGACTGGTGGTCAGGACGCGGTCGGGCTGCTCAGTTCGATGGGCGTCGCGAAGCAGCTTCAGCTCCAGGGCATGAAGCGGGTCGTGCTGGTCACCGAGGACCTGGAACGGTTCCCGCACCGGGACGACAACGGGGTCGAGATCCGGCACCGCAGGGACTACGACCAGGTGCTCAAGGAGTTGCGAGCCATCAAGGGCCCGACGGCCGTCGTCTACGACCAGCAGTGCGCGGCCGAGAAGAGGCGCGAGCGCAAGCGCGGCATCCAGGAAACGCCCAGCCAGCGCGTCTACATCAATCCCGCCGTCTGCGAGGGTTGCGGCGACTGCGCGGCGAAATCGAACTGCCTGTCCGTCGCGCCGCTCGAAACCGAGTACGGCCGCAAGACCCAGATCCACCAGTCATCCTGCAACTTCGACTACTCGTGCATCGAAGGGGACTGCCCCGCCTTCATGACGATCGACCTGGGCGAGGGCACGAAACCCGTCCGTCGCGCGGCGGCCGCGCCGCTTGGCGAAGACGAGGTGCCGGAGCCGAACCGTCAGTTGCCGGACGACGCCACGTTCCGGGCGCTGCTCGTGGGCATCGGCGGCACCGGCGTCGTGACGGTCGACGCGATCCTGGTCACGGCGGCGCTGCTCGAGGGGCGCTACGCGATCCATCTCGATCAGACCGGCCTCGCCCAAAAAGGCGGTGCGGTGGTTTCGAACCTGTTGCTCAGCCGCGAGCCGATCGCCCGCGCCAACAAGCTGGGCAACGGCGAGGCCGATCTGGCGCTCTCCTTCGACCTGCTCGCGACGATCGCACCCGACAACCTGAAGCGATTCTCCAGGGAGACGACCGCCGTGGTCGCGAACACCGCCGGCATCAGTCCGGCCGCCGTGATCACCGACAGCGCCGCGCGGATGCCCCCCCTCGATGAGCTGCGGAAGCGGCTGGCCCTGTTCACCGACGCCGACCGGAGCTACTTCGGCGATGCTGAGGCAGCCACTGAGCGCCTGCTCGGCAACAGCGTCACGGGCAACATCTTTCTGGTCGGCGCCGCCTACCAGCAGGGCCTGCTGCCGCTGCAGGCGCCGTTCATCGAGCAGGCGCTGCGCGCCAACGGCGTCGCCGTCGAGGACAACATCCAGGCCTTCCGCTACGGTCGCCTGTCCGTCGCCGACCCGGAGCGGTTCCGGCGCGCCGCGGGGCTGCAGGGCCCTGAACCGCAGACTGCAGCCAGCGCTCTGGAAACCGCGAAGGCGCGGATCGAGCGGTGGGCGCCGAAGTTCGGGCCGGAACTCGAACGCCTTCTGACCGCGGCGCCGCGAGGAGGCGAACTCGATCGTCTCCTGCCTGGGCGGGTCGCCGACCTGTTGCTCTACGGGGGCACCGTGATCGCCGAGCGCTATCTGGCCTTCGTCGCCGAGGTCGCCAGGGCCGAGGAGTCCAGGCTGCCGGCGCACGCGGGAGTCCGCGAAGCGGCGGCGCGCTACGGCTTCAAGCTGCTCGCGGTCAAGGACGAATACGAAGTCGCCCGCCTGTGGCTCCAGGATCCGACCTGGGACCAGGTAGCCCGCGACTACGACGGCTCCGTCAGCCGCCGCGTTCTGCTCCACCCGCCGACGCTGCGACGGCTCGGCTGGAAGCGGAAGATCCGTCTCGGCGCGTGGTCGCGGTCGATGTTCCGCATGCTGTACGCGGCCCGAGGGCTGCGCGGCACCGCCCTGGACATCTTCGGGGCGACCCGCCACCGCCGGCTGGAGCGAGGGCTGTTCGACTGGTACCGGGAGTTCCTGCAGCGGGCGATCGACCAGCTCGACGCCGAGTCGGCTCCGCTGGTCGTCGAGGCCGCGGAACTCCCCGATTCGATCCGCGGCTACGAGGACGTCAAGGAACGCACGATCGCCACGGCGAAGACGCGTGCGGCTCAGCTTCTCCGGCAACTCGACGAACGGCCCGCCGGTTCCAGAGTCGCCTGA